The following are encoded together in the Bradyrhizobium algeriense genome:
- the ccmE gene encoding cytochrome c maturation protein CcmE — MTRKQRRLTMIGGSLAVLAIAAALVLNAMRDSIVFFSTPTMAAEKQIPPGKRFRLGGLVQPGSLVRGDNLAVNFSVADGSATLPVAYKGILPDLFREGQGVVAEGTLDASGVFKADTVLAKHDETYMPKDVADALKKQGHWKDDYGAKPGAAAAAAPVQGASK; from the coding sequence ATGACGCGCAAGCAACGGCGTTTGACCATGATCGGCGGTTCGCTCGCGGTGCTCGCAATTGCCGCGGCGCTGGTGCTGAACGCGATGCGCGATTCCATCGTGTTCTTTTCCACGCCGACGATGGCGGCCGAGAAGCAGATCCCGCCCGGCAAGCGGTTCCGTCTCGGCGGCCTGGTGCAACCGGGCTCGCTGGTGCGCGGCGACAATCTCGCGGTCAATTTCAGCGTCGCCGACGGCAGCGCCACGCTGCCGGTTGCCTACAAGGGAATTTTGCCGGACCTGTTCCGTGAAGGGCAGGGCGTCGTTGCCGAGGGGACGCTGGATGCCTCCGGCGTCTTCAAGGCCGATACTGTGCTTGCCAAGCATGACGAGACCTATATGCCCAAGGATGTCGCCGACGCCCTGAAGAAGCAGGGGCACTGGAAGGACGATTACGGCGCAAAGCCCGGCGCCGCGGCCGCGGCCGCGCCGGTCCAGGGGGCTTCGAAGTGA
- the ccmI gene encoding c-type cytochrome biogenesis protein CcmI yields the protein MTLWFVFALMTVAAIFAVLWPLSRGSSASAGGSEVVVYRDQLAEIDRDVAAGLIGVSEAEAARVEIGRRLLAAADGQRDLPALSNLGLRRASAIVALVGLPIAAVTFYLALGSPRLGDFPLASRTRTADVNQPLDNMVAQVEAHLEKNPSDGRGWTVLAPVLARLGRYDDAVRAYRNVITYAGDSAERRSDLGEALVIVAGGVVTAEAKAEFQRAMAQNPDEPRANYFLGLAAEQDGRQADAAAIWRGMLAKAPADVPWRSLIEAALARVGDPAAPALSNDAMAAAKDMNEDDRGAMIRGMVDRLATRLKQNGDDVEGWLRLMRAYMVMGERDKAASALTEARQAVANDTERLRQLNEGVKNLGLGG from the coding sequence ATGACGTTGTGGTTTGTGTTCGCGCTGATGACGGTCGCGGCGATCTTCGCCGTGCTCTGGCCGTTGAGCCGCGGCTCTTCCGCGTCGGCCGGTGGCAGTGAGGTTGTGGTCTACAGGGATCAGCTCGCCGAGATCGATCGCGATGTAGCTGCGGGTCTGATCGGTGTGTCCGAGGCCGAGGCCGCGCGTGTCGAAATCGGCCGCCGCCTGCTTGCTGCTGCGGACGGCCAGCGCGACCTGCCGGCGCTGTCGAATCTTGGTCTGCGCCGCGCTTCCGCGATCGTGGCGCTGGTAGGGTTGCCGATCGCGGCCGTGACCTTCTACCTCGCGCTCGGCTCGCCGCGTCTCGGTGATTTTCCGCTGGCCTCGCGCACGCGCACGGCGGATGTCAACCAGCCGCTCGACAACATGGTGGCGCAGGTCGAGGCGCATCTCGAAAAAAATCCGTCCGATGGCCGCGGCTGGACCGTGCTGGCGCCGGTGCTGGCGCGTCTCGGCCGTTACGATGATGCGGTCCGCGCCTACCGTAATGTCATCACCTATGCCGGTGACAGCGCGGAGCGTCGCTCTGATCTCGGCGAGGCGCTAGTGATCGTGGCGGGCGGTGTCGTCACGGCGGAGGCCAAGGCCGAATTCCAACGCGCGATGGCGCAGAACCCCGATGAGCCCAGGGCGAATTATTTCCTCGGGCTCGCCGCCGAACAGGACGGCCGCCAGGCCGATGCCGCCGCGATCTGGCGCGGCATGCTCGCCAAGGCGCCGGCCGACGTGCCATGGCGGTCGCTGATCGAGGCGGCGCTGGCCAGGGTCGGCGATCCTGCCGCGCCAGCGCTGTCCAACGATGCGATGGCCGCCGCCAAGGATATGAACGAAGACGACCGCGGCGCCATGATCCGCGGCATGGTCGACCGCCTCGCGACGCGGCTGAAGCAGAACGGCGACGACGTCGAGGGATGGTTGCGGCTGATGCGGGCCTATATGGTGATGGGGGAACGCGACAAGGCGGCGAGTGCGCTGACTGAGGCGCGGCAGGCGGTCGCCAACGATACCGAGCGCTTGCGCCAGCTCAATGAGGGCGTGAAGAATCTCGGGCTTGGTGGGTGA
- the exbB gene encoding tonB-system energizer ExbB produces MLPRDLSPWGMFMQADIVVKAVMVGLVFATAVTWTVWLSKTIELIKARQNARGAVRELASARSVDDAMQQVRQGVVAQLLEGALAELRLSTDRMDKDGIKVRITSRLQQIEAAASRRIAFGTGVLATIGSTGPFVGLFGTVWGIMNSFIGISKSQTTNLAVVAPGIAEALLATALGLVAAIPAVVIYNLFARQIASYRALLGDGSAEITRLVGRDLDSGALLVRRHLAAAE; encoded by the coding sequence ATGCTACCCCGGGATCTCAGCCCCTGGGGCATGTTCATGCAGGCCGACATCGTCGTCAAAGCGGTGATGGTCGGCCTGGTTTTTGCGACCGCAGTCACCTGGACCGTATGGCTATCGAAGACCATCGAACTGATCAAGGCGCGGCAAAATGCGCGAGGCGCCGTGCGCGAACTCGCCAGCGCCCGAAGCGTGGACGACGCCATGCAGCAGGTCCGCCAGGGCGTGGTCGCCCAATTGCTCGAGGGCGCGCTGGCGGAATTGAGATTGAGTACCGATCGAATGGACAAGGACGGGATCAAGGTGAGGATCACTTCCCGGCTGCAGCAGATCGAGGCGGCGGCAAGCAGGCGGATCGCCTTCGGCACCGGCGTGCTTGCGACCATCGGGTCGACCGGCCCGTTCGTCGGACTGTTCGGGACGGTCTGGGGAATCATGAACAGCTTTATCGGCATCTCGAAGTCGCAAACCACCAACCTCGCCGTGGTCGCGCCCGGTATAGCCGAGGCGCTGCTGGCGACGGCGCTCGGGCTGGTGGCGGCGATTCCCGCGGTCGTGATCTACAATCTGTTCGCGCGCCAGATCGCCTCATACCGCGCGCTGCTTGGCGACGGATCTGCGGAGATCACCCGCCTCGTTGGGCGTGACCTCGACAGCGGCGCCCTGCTCGTGCGGCGGCATCTCGCGGCGGCGGAGTAG
- the exbD gene encoding TonB system transport protein ExbD: MAASLNQGNGDLSEVHEINVTPFIDVILVLLIIFMVAAPLATVDIAVDLPASNAQPQPRPDKPVYLTVKPDLSLSVGNETVGRSALSGVLDASTSGQKDTRIFLRADKLVPYGEVMQVMNLLRAAGYLKVALVGMEQASSP; the protein is encoded by the coding sequence ATGGCCGCGAGTCTGAACCAGGGCAATGGCGATCTGTCCGAGGTCCATGAGATCAATGTGACGCCGTTCATCGACGTCATTCTCGTTCTGCTCATCATCTTCATGGTCGCAGCCCCGCTTGCGACCGTCGATATCGCCGTCGATCTTCCGGCCTCGAACGCGCAGCCGCAGCCGCGGCCGGACAAGCCGGTCTACCTGACCGTGAAGCCGGACCTGTCGCTCTCCGTCGGCAACGAAACGGTCGGCCGCAGCGCGCTGTCCGGCGTGCTCGATGCCAGCACCAGCGGCCAGAAGGATACCCGCATTTTCCTGCGCGCCGACAAACTCGTTCCGTATGGCGAGGTGATGCAGGTGATGAATCTGCTGCGCGCCGCCGGCTACCTCAAGGTCGCGCTGGTCGGAATGGAGCAAGCCTCGTCGCCATGA
- a CDS encoding energy transducer TonB — MMQLAAEDRSDLQRWMFSSLAVLCVYAGLTAMLANWRHPDDTMAAEPSGAIVVDLAPLAAAPSTTPTDIAPGPEQVMSEAQPVAKPEETPPDETPELPPAPSPDAAVALPTKPQPDVAPQQQAAAATTSAPPAVNERTAPVAVAPNQGVPNDKNSEAVVTWRTQVLALVERNKRYPEAARSRREQGTAQVSFTLDRKGMVVSSRVTQSSGSNALDEEAVALLKRAQPFPAPPATFPGEFVVVKQPIRFTVK; from the coding sequence ATGATGCAGCTTGCGGCCGAAGATCGTTCCGACCTGCAACGGTGGATGTTCAGCAGCCTTGCGGTGCTGTGCGTCTACGCCGGATTGACCGCCATGCTCGCCAACTGGCGCCATCCGGACGACACCATGGCCGCTGAACCTTCGGGCGCGATCGTGGTCGATCTGGCGCCGCTGGCCGCAGCGCCCTCGACCACGCCGACCGACATCGCGCCCGGTCCGGAACAGGTGATGTCGGAAGCGCAGCCGGTGGCGAAGCCTGAGGAAACGCCGCCAGATGAAACGCCTGAACTGCCGCCCGCTCCCAGCCCGGACGCGGCCGTGGCGCTGCCGACCAAACCACAGCCTGACGTGGCGCCGCAGCAGCAGGCGGCGGCCGCCACCACCTCAGCGCCACCAGCGGTCAACGAACGGACCGCACCGGTAGCCGTGGCGCCGAACCAGGGTGTGCCGAATGACAAAAATTCGGAGGCCGTGGTGACGTGGCGAACCCAGGTCCTTGCCTTGGTCGAAAGGAACAAGCGATATCCGGAGGCCGCACGGTCGCGGCGCGAGCAAGGGACGGCGCAGGTGTCGTTCACGCTCGATCGCAAGGGAATGGTTGTCAGCTCGCGCGTAACTCAAAGCTCGGGCTCCAACGCGCTTGATGAGGAAGCCGTCGCGCTCCTCAAGCGCGCACAACCCTTCCCTGCGCCGCCCGCAACGTTTCCCGGCGAATTCGTTGTCGTGAAGCAGCCGATCCGTTTCACCGTCAAATAA